The following proteins are encoded in a genomic region of Bacillus sp. FJAT-22090:
- a CDS encoding sigma-54 interaction domain-containing protein, translating into MTSNYKLVQSIINLFGDLLQIEIAFFTPKGEILSATDEYRKQKGKQVHLPFFQKFYSESFQYVQKPGKMNMCIGCRFQNNCPSKVEILMNLVKDDRHFGYLTFVSFTDEGEKNLFSEQKKYQYWLARLGEIIIDVQNNLGFYISLETNTGIEIDTKYVLGDSPHLQFVKSKLNNIANSSSSIVITGETGTGKSLLAKYIHSNSISHKGKFVEINCASIPENLFESELFGYEEGAFTGAKRKGKPGYFEIADKGTLFLDEITELPLHLQAKLLTVLQDGFVYRVGSIEPKKVNVRIVAATNRPLEEMVKIGEFRADLYYRLNVIPIALPPLRHRKDELEHLIFTLLEKIQQKTGKFINDFSEEFFEELKSYNWPGNIRELENVLEYSMVMENSLKLTKASLPNHIIRKKNMQIPNVLKDMELELISQKIAEYGNDTAGKERVAEELGISKRTLYRKLKKVVIENEI; encoded by the coding sequence ATGACAAGTAATTACAAGCTAGTTCAATCCATCATCAATTTATTTGGGGATTTGTTACAAATAGAAATAGCGTTTTTCACTCCGAAAGGGGAAATTCTCTCAGCTACAGATGAATATCGTAAACAAAAAGGGAAGCAAGTACATTTGCCTTTCTTCCAAAAATTTTACTCTGAGTCATTTCAGTATGTACAGAAACCTGGGAAAATGAATATGTGTATAGGCTGTAGGTTTCAAAACAATTGTCCATCCAAAGTAGAAATACTTATGAACTTAGTCAAAGATGATCGTCATTTTGGATATTTAACTTTTGTGAGTTTTACGGATGAAGGTGAAAAAAATTTATTTTCTGAACAGAAGAAATATCAATATTGGTTAGCTCGACTAGGTGAAATTATTATTGATGTTCAAAATAATTTGGGATTCTATATATCACTTGAAACTAATACTGGAATTGAAATTGACACAAAATATGTATTAGGTGATTCCCCACATTTACAATTTGTTAAATCCAAGTTAAATAATATTGCAAATAGCTCTTCATCCATTGTCATAACTGGAGAAACTGGAACTGGAAAAAGTTTGTTAGCTAAATATATTCACTCAAATAGCATTTCTCATAAAGGAAAATTTGTAGAAATTAACTGTGCTAGTATTCCAGAAAATTTATTTGAAAGTGAACTATTTGGTTATGAGGAAGGGGCATTTACTGGTGCTAAAAGAAAGGGGAAACCAGGATATTTTGAGATTGCTGATAAAGGCACCCTATTTCTTGATGAAATTACTGAATTACCTTTGCACCTACAAGCTAAGTTACTTACAGTTTTACAAGATGGATTTGTTTATCGAGTAGGCTCAATTGAACCTAAGAAAGTAAATGTCAGAATTGTTGCTGCAACAAATAGACCTTTAGAAGAAATGGTGAAAATAGGGGAGTTTCGTGCTGATTTGTATTATCGATTAAATGTAATTCCGATAGCTTTGCCACCACTAAGACATAGAAAGGATGAATTAGAGCATTTAATTTTCACATTGTTAGAAAAAATTCAACAAAAAACAGGGAAATTTATTAACGATTTTTCAGAGGAATTCTTTGAAGAATTAAAATCCTATAATTGGCCTGGTAACATTAGAGAGTTAGAAAATGTTTTAGAGTATAGTATGGTAATGGAAAATTCATTAAAATTAACTAAAGCAAGCCTACCAAATCACATTATCAGAAAGAAAAATATGCAAATTCCTAATGTTTTAAAGGATATGGAACTGGAATTAATCAGCCAAAAAATAGCTGAATACGGAAATGATACAGCAGGAAAGGAACGTGTTGCAGAAGAATTAGGCATAAGTAAAAGAACGCTGTACAGAAAATTAAAAAAAGTTGTTATTGAAAATGAAATTTAG
- a CDS encoding GntR family transcriptional regulator yields MGKMNFTLDTSSKIPLYQQLTQQLILEMAKGNLQNGDQLPSIRNMAMQTKVNLHTVHKSYRELQRKGLIALKPKTKAFILTGHSTSIKDNKLYQISFNLEQILMEAYVMGLSKEQLQQIFNRILQKYSI; encoded by the coding sequence ATGGGAAAAATGAATTTTACATTGGACACAAGTAGCAAAATTCCTCTCTATCAACAACTAACTCAGCAACTTATATTAGAAATGGCCAAAGGGAATTTGCAGAATGGCGATCAATTACCTTCCATTCGTAATATGGCTATGCAAACAAAAGTCAATCTACATACAGTTCACAAAAGCTACAGAGAGCTTCAGCGAAAAGGTTTGATAGCACTCAAACCAAAAACCAAAGCATTTATTTTAACTGGACATTCAACCTCTATTAAAGACAATAAATTGTATCAAATTTCATTTAATCTTGAACAAATTTTAATGGAAGCATATGTTATGGGGTTAAGTAAGGAACAACTACAACAGATATTTAATCGCATTTTACAAAAATATTCCATCTGA
- a CDS encoding ABC transporter ATP-binding protein produces MLTIRNLKKKYGQQEVLKGVELQVGKGEVLGFVGANGAGKTTTLHCITGLEDQDDGEVVINNVPKSHEITYKKQFYFIPDTIHVFKNISAYDWIHFVLKLYEKVDEEKLDYFIKAFEMEKSINKPMGTYSYGMLHKMALITAFTISPPIIIMDEPLNGLDPFAVLVFKNCMKDYVDNGGTVFFSTHLLDIAEKMCESIAILKDGKIVLHKSVDSLLQEGNLETTFMEIQANEV; encoded by the coding sequence ATGTTAACTATACGTAATCTAAAGAAAAAGTATGGTCAACAAGAAGTTTTAAAAGGCGTAGAATTACAGGTGGGAAAAGGAGAAGTTTTAGGATTTGTTGGTGCGAATGGAGCAGGTAAAACAACTACATTACATTGTATCACTGGATTGGAAGACCAAGATGATGGAGAAGTAGTGATTAATAATGTACCTAAATCACATGAAATTACTTATAAAAAGCAGTTTTATTTTATCCCTGATACTATTCATGTATTTAAAAATATATCTGCATACGATTGGATACACTTTGTCTTAAAACTCTATGAAAAAGTAGATGAGGAAAAACTCGATTACTTTATCAAGGCTTTTGAGATGGAGAAGAGTATTAATAAACCAATGGGGACGTATTCTTATGGGATGCTCCATAAAATGGCGTTGATTACAGCTTTTACGATTAGTCCACCTATCATCATTATGGATGAGCCGTTAAATGGTTTAGATCCCTTTGCTGTTCTTGTCTTTAAAAATTGTATGAAGGATTATGTTGATAATGGAGGAACCGTGTTTTTTTCCACCCATTTATTAGATATTGCAGAGAAAATGTGCGAATCAATTGCAATTTTAAAAGACGGGAAGATCGTTTTGCATAAGTCTGTAGATAGTTTGCTGCAAGAAGGAAATTTAGAAACTACTTTTATGGAGATACAAGCAAATGAAGTTTAA
- a CDS encoding ABC transporter permease, giving the protein MNTFLALSKKEINQMIGEFKIIWLPIVFVLLGLTQPIMMYYLPVILETLGGVEGIIIDPEMAKPLGGEVLASTLNSQFDQLGMIVLVVAAMSVIQSEKANGMLAFILTRPVSISSYIGSKILTHYLLAVICIAIGYSVSYGYTAYLFTTIPISQILLAFVLYCIWVLFLITFVTMLSTFFNSPAFIALLSIVFLLICRFCAGLHPLIDTLNPASMSLRATSILTTGDLGTGWEINIVATLLIIFVMTVMMHFWIGKKKF; this is encoded by the coding sequence ATGAATACTTTTCTAGCATTAAGCAAAAAAGAAATCAATCAAATGATTGGTGAATTTAAGATTATATGGTTGCCAATAGTTTTTGTGCTATTAGGACTTACTCAACCGATCATGATGTATTATTTGCCGGTTATTTTAGAAACTCTTGGAGGTGTGGAGGGCATTATTATTGATCCGGAAATGGCAAAACCTCTGGGGGGGGAGGTACTTGCTTCGACACTTAACTCACAGTTTGATCAGTTAGGAATGATTGTTCTTGTCGTTGCTGCAATGAGTGTTATTCAATCTGAAAAAGCAAATGGTATGTTGGCATTTATTTTAACGAGACCAGTGTCTATTTCTTCTTACATAGGCAGCAAGATTTTAACCCATTATTTGCTGGCTGTTATTTGTATTGCAATCGGTTACTCAGTGTCATATGGATATACTGCGTACTTATTTACAACAATCCCGATTTCGCAAATACTTTTAGCGTTTGTCCTATATTGTATTTGGGTGTTATTCCTAATTACATTTGTAACTATGTTGAGTACATTTTTTAATAGCCCCGCATTTATCGCACTACTAAGCATTGTTTTTCTTTTGATATGTCGTTTTTGTGCAGGCTTACACCCACTAATAGATACCTTGAATCCAGCAAGTATGAGTCTTCGTGCAACAAGCATTCTAACTACAGGGGACTTGGGAACTGGGTGGGAGATTAATATTGTAGCAACACTGCTAATTATTTTTGTAATGACAGTAATGATGCATTTTTGGATTGGAAAAAAGAAATTTTAG
- a CDS encoding ABC transporter ATP-binding protein: MRLEINNITKKFKHKTAVQHFSMVMDANECVGLIGPNGAGKSTLIQIIADILNADEGSILLDGQKISTKKNQIGYLPQYPNFFSWMTAYDTLLFMGTLSGISKNILHKDIPPLLAKVGLANEAQTKVGNFSGGMKQRLGIAQALLHKPTLIIMDEPVSALDPIGRREVLNLMKEIKKETTILLSTHILGDAEEICERFVVIKNGQKIEDATKSDLLNRNKESAIYLAIRKEDLKWLQKIEHLPYVKKIVSYEDGFKIFVNEVEVNGSQLLQNGLDEKVCFTKFEMGVKESLEEIFLSLVVDV; this comes from the coding sequence ATGCGATTAGAAATCAATAATATTACGAAGAAGTTTAAACATAAAACGGCAGTGCAGCATTTTTCAATGGTAATGGATGCAAATGAATGTGTTGGATTAATCGGTCCTAATGGAGCAGGGAAATCTACCTTAATACAAATTATTGCAGATATTTTAAATGCGGATGAAGGTAGTATTTTACTTGATGGACAAAAAATTTCAACGAAGAAAAATCAAATTGGCTATTTACCACAGTACCCTAATTTTTTCTCATGGATGACTGCATATGACACCTTACTATTTATGGGGACGCTATCGGGTATTTCAAAAAATATATTACATAAAGATATTCCTCCTTTATTAGCCAAGGTAGGATTAGCAAATGAAGCGCAAACCAAAGTAGGAAACTTTTCAGGTGGAATGAAGCAACGTTTAGGAATTGCGCAAGCCCTGCTACATAAGCCAACATTGATTATCATGGACGAACCTGTATCAGCACTGGACCCAATCGGAAGAAGAGAAGTGTTAAATTTAATGAAAGAGATAAAAAAAGAAACGACAATATTATTATCTACACATATATTGGGAGATGCAGAAGAAATTTGTGAACGCTTTGTTGTCATTAAAAATGGTCAGAAAATAGAAGATGCCACAAAATCTGATCTACTCAATCGTAATAAAGAGAGTGCTATATACTTAGCTATTCGTAAAGAAGATTTAAAGTGGTTACAAAAAATTGAACATTTGCCGTATGTAAAGAAAATAGTAAGTTATGAAGATGGTTTTAAAATATTTGTAAATGAAGTAGAAGTAAATGGTTCTCAATTATTACAGAATGGATTGGATGAAAAAGTTTGTTTTACAAAGTTTGAAATGGGTGTTAAAGAGAGTCTTGAAGAAATATTTTTATCATTGGTGGTGGACGTATGA
- a CDS encoding PLD nuclease N-terminal domain-containing protein has protein sequence MQLHFDLNEISKIDWGSILPIIVPFFLVTLLLIMIALIDLYRHRATREHVLMWTFFILFFNTIGPILYFAIGRKDVNEHAIRNQ, from the coding sequence ATGCAATTACACTTCGATTTAAATGAAATATCAAAAATTGATTGGGGAAGTATTTTGCCAATCATTGTACCTTTTTTTCTAGTAACGCTTTTATTAATTATGATTGCTTTAATTGATTTATATCGTCATAGAGCAACAAGAGAACATGTATTAATGTGGACTTTTTTTATTTTATTTTTTAATACAATTGGACCTATTTTATACTTTGCAATTGGCAGAAAGGACGTAAACGAACATGCGATTAGAAATCAATAA
- a CDS encoding helix-turn-helix domain-containing protein: MRNKVEVIMHPVRMKILQALMQNKEDGVSTLEMIAIIKDVPQATLYRHIQILVDESIIKIVKERKVRSVTEKFYALNEEAARLSEEDWKHLSKEQKLNYISYYQLVLLSQYQNYLTLLEVEENIEDTATFSLLELTLSSEQFTLFQNELNNLMIKYYKMSNVNEETNTKTIAVNIIPKL, translated from the coding sequence ATGCGCAACAAAGTAGAGGTAATAATGCACCCAGTGAGAATGAAAATTTTACAAGCTCTTATGCAAAATAAAGAAGATGGCGTAAGTACATTAGAAATGATAGCTATCATCAAAGATGTTCCACAAGCAACGTTATATCGCCATATTCAGATTTTAGTGGATGAAAGTATTATTAAAATCGTAAAGGAAAGAAAAGTACGATCCGTAACTGAAAAATTTTATGCATTAAATGAAGAAGCAGCTCGACTGAGTGAGGAGGATTGGAAGCATCTATCCAAGGAACAAAAACTAAATTATATTTCCTACTATCAATTAGTTTTATTATCGCAATACCAAAATTATTTAACTTTACTTGAGGTTGAGGAAAACATCGAAGACACAGCAACTTTTTCATTACTAGAGCTGACTTTATCCAGTGAGCAATTTACGCTTTTCCAAAATGAGCTAAACAATCTAATGATAAAGTATTATAAAATGAGTAACGTAAATGAGGAAACTAATACTAAAACAATTGCTGTTAACATTATTCCAAAACTTTAA
- the dacB gene encoding D-alanyl-D-alanine carboxypeptidase/D-alanyl-D-alanine endopeptidase, which translates to MKKKWTAMVMTWMLVVSLFGFNNVAQAEETMEKTLSDSITKIIEEKLAGADVSVTVRDRVSGEMVYNYNGQTTIKPASNMKLLTTAAALDVLGKDYRFNTTLYTSGKMSNGVLKGDVYLKGQGDPTLSFEDLQQFAEELKAQGINKIDGRIVGDDKWFDDDLLTPGIWVGDESYYYAAPISALTTSPNTDYDSGTIIVEATGTAVGELPSINVTPHIGDLQIVNEAQTVEAGKTNTVTIERMYETNQIVISGNLPVDKTKKEWVTVKHPTTHTLTMFQAVLAEAGIEYSKEKLFRAATPKSAQLVAMKQSMTLEQLLIPYMKLSNNGIADILVKTMGKVKKNEGSTTAGLEVIREYGKSINLNMVDWQFEDGSGMSHENRVSSLAVSELLYKVQGEDWFNTYFTSLPVAANTDRMVGGTLRNRLKDQLTAGKVYAKTGSLTGVSTLSGYLEASSGQSYIFSVLVQNKSGTSSTIDEIVKEIAKEL; encoded by the coding sequence ATGAAGAAAAAGTGGACTGCCATGGTGATGACGTGGATGTTGGTTGTGAGTCTGTTTGGTTTTAACAATGTTGCTCAAGCAGAAGAAACAATGGAAAAAACATTAAGTGATTCTATTACTAAGATAATAGAAGAAAAATTAGCTGGTGCAGATGTTAGTGTTACGGTTAGAGATCGAGTGTCTGGAGAAATGGTATATAATTACAATGGTCAAACAACTATAAAACCAGCCTCTAATATGAAACTGTTAACTACTGCAGCAGCTTTAGATGTATTAGGAAAAGATTACCGTTTTAATACAACTCTTTATACTTCAGGTAAGATGTCAAATGGAGTCTTAAAAGGAGATGTTTATTTAAAAGGACAAGGTGATCCTACTCTATCCTTTGAAGATTTACAACAGTTCGCAGAAGAGTTAAAAGCACAGGGTATTAATAAAATTGACGGACGGATTGTCGGTGATGACAAATGGTTTGATGATGATTTATTAACTCCGGGAATTTGGGTTGGGGACGAGTCTTATTATTACGCTGCACCTATTTCAGCTTTAACAACTTCTCCAAACACAGACTACGATTCGGGAACGATTATCGTAGAAGCAACTGGAACTGCTGTTGGAGAGTTACCGTCCATTAATGTAACTCCGCACATTGGTGATTTACAAATAGTAAATGAAGCACAGACAGTGGAAGCAGGAAAAACAAATACAGTAACGATAGAAAGAATGTATGAAACAAATCAGATTGTCATTAGTGGGAACCTTCCAGTTGATAAAACTAAAAAAGAATGGGTGACTGTCAAACATCCTACGACACATACATTAACAATGTTCCAGGCAGTTTTAGCTGAAGCAGGAATTGAGTATTCAAAAGAGAAATTATTTAGAGCAGCAACACCAAAAAGTGCACAACTAGTTGCTATGAAGCAATCGATGACACTGGAGCAACTATTAATCCCGTATATGAAACTAAGTAATAATGGAATTGCGGATATTTTAGTAAAAACAATGGGAAAAGTGAAAAAAAATGAAGGTAGTACAACAGCTGGCTTAGAAGTTATTAGAGAATATGGAAAATCAATTAATTTAAATATGGTTGATTGGCAATTTGAAGATGGATCTGGAATGTCTCATGAAAATAGGGTTTCAAGTTTGGCAGTGAGTGAATTATTATATAAAGTGCAAGGAGAAGATTGGTTTAATACCTATTTTACTAGCTTACCAGTAGCTGCTAATACCGATCGAATGGTAGGAGGCACTTTAAGAAATCGATTAAAAGATCAACTGACTGCAGGAAAAGTCTATGCAAAAACAGGTTCATTAACGGGTGTTAGTACACTGAGTGGATATTTAGAAGCAAGTAGCGGGCAATCATACATCTTTAGTGTATTAGTTCAAAATAAATCAGGGACATCCTCAACGATTGATGAAATTGTTAAGGAAATAGCAAAAGAATTGTAA
- a CDS encoding DNA/RNA non-specific endonuclease: MLKLENQWAKRIEEGKDVSVNVKVNYEGNSLRPSGF, encoded by the coding sequence ATATTAAAGTTAGAGAATCAATGGGCTAAAAGAATAGAAGAAGGAAAAGATGTTTCGGTTAATGTTAAAGTTAATTACGAAGGAAATAGTTTAAGACCGAGCGGGTTTTGA
- a CDS encoding HNH/ENDO VII family nuclease: protein MKDARGRTNLERMKKGLAPLGPDGKHINLHHTTQINENSIAEVTQVRI from the coding sequence ATGAAAGACGCACGTGGAAGAACTAACCTCGAGAGAATGAAAAAGGGATTGGCTCCGCTTGGACCAGATGGCAAGCATATAAATCTTCATCACACGACACAGATAAATGAGAATTCAATAGCAGAGGTTACACAAGTCCGGATTTGA
- a CDS encoding DUF4274 domain-containing protein, which yields MPIFFWRQINGNNGFDVPKAILKNEHCDLGTELLMFHYADGFRVLENPEEVSNSALEDWKDFLFKLYNKLINLEFN from the coding sequence ATTCCTATATTTTTTTGGCGGCAAATTAACGGGAATAATGGGTTTGATGTTCCAAAAGCAATTCTTAAAAATGAGCATTGTGATTTAGGGACGGAATTATTAATGTTTCATTATGCAGATGGATTTCGTGTGTTAGAAAATCCAGAGGAAGTTTCAAATTCTGCATTAGAAGATTGGAAGGATTTTTTATTTAAACTATATAATAAACTTATAAATTTAGAGTTTAATTAA
- a CDS encoding immunity 22 family protein encodes MEKQGWVSIWLGNIEEVDSIGEYVDLMYDEDGESVPSKFFIDFNIDMDETDEDTIEKAVYKNSSSDISTLLDGCSYEEIIIPKIKKNIDLKKSYNAVILIYNFEYNYEIISAGAFEFITATNYE; translated from the coding sequence ATGGAAAAACAAGGATGGGTTTCTATCTGGTTAGGTAATATTGAAGAAGTGGATTCCATAGGAGAATATGTAGATTTAATGTATGATGAGGATGGCGAGTCAGTTCCTTCTAAATTTTTTATCGATTTTAATATTGATATGGATGAAACAGATGAGGATACTATAGAAAAAGCAGTCTATAAGAATAGTAGTAGTGATATTTCCACATTATTAGATGGGTGTTCGTATGAAGAAATTATCATCCCAAAAATTAAGAAAAATATAGATTTAAAAAAATCTTATAATGCAGTAATTCTAATATATAACTTTGAGTATAACTATGAAATTATTTCAGCTGGTGCTTTTGAATTTATTACTGCTACAAACTATGAGTAA
- a CDS encoding ribonuclease YeeF family protein, with amino-acid sequence MKVLDVDLFQEGLQRNISMLDRLRSEIEVIHRAVEGLVQLEDQLKGEGGDAIRSFYEECHLPFLQYFQLFSEHFKQVLHQMEAALYSLEPDSAGYIVEQFLEGELEQGLTLIGQLTANLTDETNSIMDQVRDIVGLPHLDDSGVQEGVINSKRKRDDTVARLHEFDATQTTALSPIEQGIQTMETWLSDLEGLYKDGLTDIHFQTNLWASLSSNNFLKTDLSQRTTPLADLSTMTDRKNHLKTMLQLFLAGASPIRFGYGGLIKPSTLLGHNILAFSSITAPIKLSNKESMSELEMIYAELSKQPQLSNYHSDNPIDPITGDYMVTFEGKRKVMGGNGSGTPDGLAPFTIASYDFFLGDIATIVGPEATVNERIEAAAFTFLKPLKVADTGHDLLKAGENAKDAGKGIDNANEIKDLTKLTVDDIPTAKSGNFNGFFNSLTSSELDELWEDKKIRKKIERQLREPGGLHEWHLVSRAPQFKYWNISAEEIKDLRTAISDVNFVNPNGVHGGLGSTKAHNELLAIIDTSNDYNTFVRRLNNWAIYRLEGGVSSLPEGLILK; translated from the coding sequence ATGAAAGTATTGGACGTAGATTTATTTCAAGAAGGGCTACAACGCAACATTTCTATGTTAGACAGGTTACGCAGTGAAATAGAAGTGATTCACCGTGCAGTGGAAGGATTAGTTCAGTTGGAGGATCAATTAAAAGGAGAAGGTGGAGATGCCATTCGCTCCTTTTATGAGGAATGTCATTTGCCATTTCTTCAATATTTCCAATTGTTTTCCGAGCATTTCAAACAAGTGCTTCACCAGATGGAGGCAGCTCTTTACTCACTTGAACCTGATTCGGCAGGCTACATAGTAGAACAATTCCTAGAAGGTGAACTGGAACAGGGACTTACACTGATCGGCCAGCTGACAGCTAATTTGACGGACGAGACAAACAGCATCATGGATCAGGTGAGAGACATTGTTGGACTGCCTCACCTAGATGATAGTGGAGTGCAGGAGGGAGTTATTAATTCAAAGAGGAAGCGTGATGACACGGTCGCGCGGCTTCACGAATTTGATGCAACCCAAACGACCGCACTAAGTCCAATTGAACAGGGCATTCAGACAATGGAAACTTGGCTTTCGGATTTAGAGGGCTTGTATAAGGACGGACTAACAGATATACATTTTCAAACAAATCTGTGGGCATCCTTGTCATCTAACAACTTTTTAAAGACAGACTTGTCGCAACGTACAACCCCACTAGCTGACCTATCCACCATGACAGATAGAAAAAATCATTTGAAGACGATGCTTCAATTATTTTTAGCTGGAGCAAGTCCTATCCGGTTTGGTTATGGAGGACTAATTAAACCAAGCACTCTGTTGGGTCATAACATATTAGCGTTTTCAAGTATAACAGCACCAATTAAACTAAGTAATAAGGAAAGTATGTCGGAACTGGAGATGATCTATGCAGAGTTGTCTAAGCAACCTCAGCTAAGTAATTACCATTCTGATAATCCGATTGATCCGATTACAGGCGATTATATGGTCACTTTCGAAGGTAAAAGAAAAGTTATGGGCGGAAATGGATCAGGAACACCCGATGGTTTAGCGCCATTTACAATTGCCTCCTATGACTTCTTTTTAGGAGACATTGCGACCATCGTGGGACCTGAAGCGACCGTAAACGAGCGGATAGAAGCAGCTGCCTTTACTTTCCTCAAACCTTTAAAAGTCGCTGATACTGGCCATGATTTATTGAAAGCTGGAGAAAATGCTAAGGATGCTGGTAAGGGTATAGATAATGCTAATGAAATAAAAGATTTAACAAAATTAACTGTTGATGATATACCAACTGCAAAGAGTGGGAATTTTAATGGATTTTTTAATTCCCTTACAAGTAGTGAATTAGATGAACTTTGGGAAGATAAAAAGATTAGAAAGAAAATTGAACGTCAGCTTAGAGAACCTGGAGGTTTACATGAGTGGCACTTAGTTTCAAGGGCTCCGCAATTTAAATATTGGAATATTAGTGCTGAAGAGATTAAAGATTTAAGAACAGCTATATCTGATGTTAATTTCGTCAATCCAAACGGTGTTCATGGAGGGTTAGGCTCAACAAAAGCACATAATGAGTTGTTAGCAATAATAGATACTTCTAATGACTATAATACATTTGTTAGACGACTTAATAATTGGGCAATTTATAGACTTGAGGGTGGGGTTTCGTCTTTACCAGAAGGTCTTATATTAAAGTAG
- a CDS encoding YitT family protein, translating into MTQKSIKEILLIVIGSLLFAIGINYFAIPYRLSEGGIIGVTVITHYLFDWSPGIVNLLINAILLAVGYKFFDKKTMIYTVLGIIFSSFFLFITEDVGHQLNGDTLLAALFSGVFVGLGLGMMFRAGGTSGGSAILARLANQYLGWSLGKGVLVIDIIVIAGSVFIIGQEKAMYTLVAVFLGSKVIDYVIEGLNNRTAVTIISEHSEAIRQFILDNMTRGVTILEGRGGYSQNQKDVLYIVINQQELVQLKQTVSNVDDQAFVVVHEVRDVLGSSFSTS; encoded by the coding sequence ATGACACAGAAAAGTATCAAGGAAATATTATTAATTGTTATAGGGTCTCTATTATTCGCAATCGGTATTAACTATTTCGCAATCCCATACCGATTATCCGAAGGAGGCATCATCGGGGTCACGGTGATTACTCATTATTTATTTGATTGGTCACCTGGTATCGTGAACCTTCTGATCAATGCAATTCTTTTAGCGGTAGGTTATAAGTTTTTTGATAAAAAAACAATGATTTATACAGTACTTGGGATTATTTTTTCATCATTTTTTCTGTTCATAACGGAAGACGTTGGCCATCAATTGAATGGAGACACATTGCTTGCCGCTTTATTCTCAGGAGTGTTTGTAGGTCTGGGTCTCGGCATGATGTTTAGGGCAGGTGGAACCTCAGGAGGATCAGCTATTCTAGCACGTTTAGCCAATCAATATTTAGGCTGGAGTCTGGGGAAGGGTGTCCTCGTAATTGATATTATTGTTATTGCGGGTTCGGTATTCATTATCGGTCAGGAAAAAGCGATGTATACCCTTGTTGCGGTGTTCTTAGGATCTAAAGTAATCGATTATGTAATTGAAGGGCTGAATAACCGGACAGCAGTAACGATCATTTCAGAGCACTCAGAAGCGATTCGTCAATTTATCTTAGATAACATGACACGCGGAGTGACGATTTTGGAAGGTCGTGGGGGTTATAGCCAGAACCAAAAAGATGTTCTCTATATTGTCATCAACCAACAGGAATTAGTCCAATTGAAACAGACCGTCAGCAATGTTGACGATCAGGCATTTGTTGTCGTCCATGAAGTTCGTGACGTATTAGGTAGTAGTTTTAGCACTAGCTAA